CACTTTCACTAAAATTCCATTTTTGAACACAATAACGTCAAcagccaaaacaaacaaaaaaaactactctCAAGGGCTGCTGCGACTCCACCCCGAGAGGAATATACAAAGATGCGAAATTTAATCCACATTATGTCAACGATGCGTTCTGCTACGATGATTTGCTGCCTCTGCTGGCGGCTAAGCGAAAAGTAAGAGCGCCAAATAGTCCGGTACCCGACTTCAGCAGACAGAAGACGCGCACGGGGTGtcataaaatgttcaaatttacaaCCCATTCCCAACCAAGGATGGTCGGCACCGAAACCGGTAGCTTTCTGAAGGAAAACGAAAGCTTTTCCAACCGACTGTTTTCGGGTTGACATAAAATGTCTAACAATAGCGCCGAACCCGGCCAATgccttcaaaaattaataatccgTCTGTTGAAACacgtttttttcggttttcaatTTATCTAAAGCTTCGGTTTTTTTTGTCCCCCTTTGGTTATTGAttgttttcagctttttttcgATCGCAGTAACCCTATCTTCACTCACGACATGGTGACGGTTCCGGCAATGCTTGGATTACGCATTTCAGTGCCTGCTAAGGTCAACGTTGAGTTtggagtttttgaatttttccttcCTAGAATTGATCTacaagcaaaaataaatgttttcagaaAACATTAGTCAAAATCTTGCGTTAATATTTACACTCAAATTCGGGGTGTAGTGTATGTGGAAGTTTGAAAACATGTGGGAAAATGCAGTTTGACAAATATTAGTTTGTTCGACAAGTTTGTCCAAATACCTACTTGTGTTTCGTATCTTAAGAACTCAATGATGCTAAAATATGTCACAATACGGTAACTTTGcacttctttattttttaaaagggtTTTTAAACTAActggtttattttttccagaacttagcatttgaattttcaaaatggctcTAAGGCGAATCAACAACTTTTACTAAAAAACTTTTACgtgtcaaattgataaaaaatataaaactaggATGTGCTAGAGGCGATATACTGAAACCGATATACATAACGAGAAAACGGAAGACAcaaatagcgctatctggcgacagaaatggaaatattacactgtgatttttttcggagctttgatcagagatgccaggtgtcctgacttttcaggatttgttctgatttttgagGATCGTTTCGAAAAACTCTcgaattgtcgaaattttcgaaaaaaaaagttcactcagatacagtaccgttcataattgtatagaaattggaagcacgcgcactgccactttgactttgaacttccataacttttgactctgatgatattttttgatcaaattttctgcgttagatagatcaactatcacactattatatcacaaaatttgagctttctggagtttgtgtggcctgagatacagtcattctacgaaaatcggactttttggacttttctcatttaaactataatatctcagaaactaacttaatttcattttttcatttcatcattgcttttgccagacatttttttactgatttgtggatggaaacgattatattctcatgaatcgtccaaaattcgttagaaatcgcattttcagGTTCATGCCTTAAAAATTGTACctcccgtaacttttgatcccatcaatagaactttccaaaaacttcagacatgcttacTTAATtattcaacaatcactctgcaaaattttaacaaaaaatgtagtttagttcctgagatattgcagtatgaatgagaaaagtaaaaaaagtccgattttcgtagaattactttatctcaggccacacaaactccagaaagctcaaattttgtgatataacagtgtgatagttgatctatctaactcagaaaatttgatcaaaaaatatcatcagagtcaaaagttatggaagttcaaagtcgaagtggcagtgcgcttgcttccaatttctatacaattatgaacggtactgtatatctTGGTGtttgaacccaaaaaaaaatttatttcgattaaaaaaaaattctattgaaaCAAACTCTTTTTTAATTGATCAATGTATTATGAGtttgattctaaaaaaaaatgttttgaaacaaaaaatttgttttctgaataaaaaactttgattcaaattatttgttttaatttcaaaggTGAAATAAATAAAGGAAAACATATaagaaacaaagaaatttttatttgtcccagaatcaaagtaattttcctttgtttggcTACTAAACATAGGAAAAATCCTTTGTcctaaaaaactttttcgctgCGTGTTCCTTAAAATATCCACTTCCCCTTAAGTTGATTAACTTGATTTCTTTAacaaacttttacaacaactaAAGGCGGTCATTTTGACTGGAAAAAAATAGGGTGGTTCAAAAGATTTCtgagatttgaaaattatttcctaACTATTGAAGAACATAATAATTCAATAAACTCACCAAACTTCAACAATTATTCTCTTGAACTGATAGTTTtatgacaactttttttttcttgatatcttGTCATggtgatattttatcaaaatcatttattGGGCAACATTTTAGATAATTATATTGCGCATCTTTGTTGAAAACGAATTACctagatttgtttttgttttgaagatatgaggcaatatgtgttgaaaaaaaaactaatttagagCTTCAATAACTCCAAATGGAgcaagtcaaaaattttaacggtTATTGCATTTGAAAGTTCATGTTACTATCttcacaatattaaaaaaaaaactgaagatatGTTTTGTGATTAATGCATTTAGcaatcacggagaaaaaagtatagtatttttaacaataacCCACTTAcattcaatcatatttctgattaattctaggctaactataaatattaaactATCAACTATACATACAATAGACTGTCGAATTGATTTTATGTGTTAaacaatacatataatagattcaactatattgatatgattgattttgcgcactcaactataaatatcatagattcaactacatatgtatgattgaatttcttcattcaaccgtaaatatgatagattcaactataaatgtatgattgattctattataaataaagttgattcaattatacaaaaatagttgattcaatcatatttatagtgGATTCAATTATTGTGTATTATAGaattaaaagttaattttatttgatttaattcatatatatatatacaaagtCATCATATTTAATATTGATTAGCTGCTATACCATGCtagaaaatcatttattattgatttaatATACAATACTAACAAGAACTGGCAGCTTCCGCCATAGCTGCCATCGGGTGGTACGCTTTGCATGTACCGGGGACCTCGCTTCGATCCGAAATTTTCCTTCCAGCTGGTGAACTGCCGCTTACTGCTCCAGCCTGAAGGTCCTCGGATCTCAGCAGCAGGATCAGAAAGCTGCCACACCATCGCTGCCATTGGGTGGTCCGCTTTCCATGTACCAGGAACACAATCACGGGGACCTCGCTTCGGTTCGAAATTTTTCTTCCAGCTGGATAACCACCATGCAGGGATGAACCTAGAAGAGGGGAACACAGATTATAAAACgctgaaaataattaaaaattgttattttttcaatattacccGCCGCGTTTAATTCGCCTTCGTTGGTGAGTGAGCAACCAATTCCCGATGGTCGACAAGCCGCATTTCGGTTCCCTGATGACGAATTTCCTGATGACACAATCTATCATaacattataattttatttactatatttatggttcaagacctagaatcaatcatacatttgtatttgaatctatcatatttacaattgaatcaattataccgctacagttgaatctattatagttatagttgaatgcctaaaatcaatgatacaattgtagttgaatctatcatattgacaattgaatcaattataccactacaattgaatctatcatatttacagttgaatcaattataccactacagttgaatctattatatttatagttgattgcctataatcaatcatacaattgtagttgaacctatcatatctacagttgaatcaattataccattacaattgaatctattataccactacaattgaatctattatattcatagttgattgcataaggtcaatcagcagtttgtagttgaatctattgtatttatagttgaattcaTAAAGtaaatcatacagttgaatgcattatattgatagttaATTGGGTAAGGACAATTAGAAGTTTGTAGTTGGatcgtgatctggcgaacgtggggtgcccgagaaattggagaacggttgctatgaaccgagtgaattttaggaattatgttcgtcaagttatgtcgtaagacggaatactatgtaaataaaaaataagttggATCTATTATATaagtagttgaatgcgaaaaaatcaactgcatttcgattattggtataacaagctgaaataattggaacaactttcgtcttttttctccgtgattgtatgaaatttacttaaaaataataaaactctCTATAAAGATAGGgagaatttgtaaatttgttttttaagaaCTCAGAAACTACGAAACCGAATGAAGTGAAATTCAGCATGgagtaattttttgaatgaagaatAATATTTTTGGAGTTTTGAGTCTGCCGCACTCAAGGGAGAGAGGGGTCCTATACCAAATAATCGTAAAATACGATAAAAAGAGGTAAAATTCAATCTAGTGACAAGTGAATCTCATCAAATGTACTAAAATTATCTgaacatttttacaaaatttgttgagattcACTTATCATTAGATTATGTCattaaatatcaagaaaaaactgatttttataggACCACCATAACTTCACGAAAACaagttatcataaaactttCAGTTCAAGAGATATATGTTTGGTGTCTTCGTCAAAATTCAATGAATTATTATGTTGtacaatattgaaaaacaatgtagGCCTCTATTTTATCACAAATAGGAAATAATTCTCAGATCTCAGAAATCTTATGAACCatcctaatttttttcaaaaaaaaaatgaccaccttttgttgttgttgttaaagTTTATCTGAGACAGCAAATGCATCAAATTTAAGAGGAAGTcacaaataattgtttcccgataaatttcatttctggaccactgcgcaatgttaaaaaaattatttgagaagTCAGAtttaatttccaattttcataagtcagcaaaaaaaaatcttattggcACTGATTTGTTCAGCATAGTTTATTTGATATAAGACACAAACAATAGTAATCGATGCAATTATGTTGAAGTTAATTTGGCATAAGTCagaatcaattttatttaattttatttttgctcgtTGGAGATGTTTgagctttttaaaatttagagtaACTAGTtgcaaaaagaaagaaaaaataataatgctaATAACTTTTCCATCAAAAATTCGCACCCGCCTTTCAAGTTATTCGAAAAACGTATGACTGAAGCTGCTCAAATCCACATTCAAGTTAAACTTCCATAGCAGATACATTGAACTTAACATGAAGATTGTTGCGTTTGACATCACCTGAAAACTTCCTAACGTCCgtaaaaaaattatgcaaatttgCCTCATTAATGTAGTTAgactttagtttttttcttcggGTACCATTTGTAagcattgaatttttaaaccggGTTCTTTATGAATGTTttactccaacgtttcgatccttattggatcttcatcaggggctaaaattcataactattttgtttctttatgAATGTAACGActgttttggttgattttttaaaggatttttgaCGGCTATCAGCCTCgagtttttaagtaaaaacaactgtttttgctccaacgtttcgatccatATTGGATTTTCATCAGgggttaacattttttttgctaatttagtgaaaatcgaattcaaatttttgttgattcttACCAAtaaagtgtcgttttcttgttAAGTTTGATTCGGCTTATCTTAAACTGCTGCCATTGGGATACTGTGTTGGATTATGCTggttaaaattttgtgttttatgaatattaaagtTAAGTAGCACTTACTGTTGACGAACTTTCAGTCGACGAACAGTCGTTTGTCTGTTGAATTTTGggtgtttttacaattttatgcattggaaCTTTTCACTGTGCACTGTTTAAGTTTTCGAGTTGTTATTAAATATGGCGTTGgtgtaattttatgtttatCTACAGTATAAAGATCGgatgcaaaaaaatgttaaaaacaccCAAAACTCAACAGACAAACGAATATTCTATGAAAATTCGTCAACAACGAGTTCcacttaacttaaaaattaataaaatacaaaattataacaatcaTAATCCAACCCAGAATCCCACTAACAACAGTTCAAGATAAGCCGAATCAAACTTATCAAGACAACGACATTTTATCGGTAAAACTCAACTAAAATTTGAAGTCGATTTTCACTAAATTAGCAATGAATTTTAACCCCTGATGAAGATctaataaggatcgaaacgttggagtaaaaaacactcgtttttactaaaaaatctGAAACGGAAAGCCatcaaaaatcctttaaaaaaataaaccggGTTTAATAATTATGaacattaaaaagaaaattttgccaCTATCCCTCCTTGTTAGATACAAGCTATGTATAATCTTCTTTTATGTTTGATAAAGCTTTGATAAATGGCCTAACAAAccccatggatgagttttgagcgaaaacgaaggtttttataccccagggtttgaaaaattcaaaaatgtctccaaaaagATTCAGTCTAATGTATCACTTCATTTTTATCAGGATtatgttttttactttttacttacaattagaaaattgtttttcattatttttttgtacctccaactttttaaattttaatttactaTGGACTACAATTggctttttttattaagtttaacTAACTTGAGTTCAACTAAAATCATCTATTATAGGAAAAGTGGTGATACGAATTGGGTATAATAtggcaacaaaaaaaagtaagaaaagttGAGCTTTTTTTCTATCCAAGACGATTAAATTCAATACCATTTGATTCAATGATGAAAAAGAGCCGcaagcaaaatcttcaaatcatctAGGCATACAttgatcaacataaaaatttcattagatATTAATCGCAAGCAATCACCCTGATACACATTTTGTGGGTAAATGCTTTcaaacatgaacaaatttgcttaaaaattttttttatcatttatttagtTTCTAATAATCAAAGaataagtattaaaaaaaatcatcattataactggcatccctgacaAAGTcgcacgctccttttttttaactcaaaattaagttgttttggttcaaaacagtaCTTCAGTTGCCCCCCCTaaactttgagttcgactgagcaatcgcaaaactaattGCATGTTATTTGGGGAGCtagctaagtgttttcagttcAACAAAGAGAGTTAAATTCtcagttcataaggtcgaactcaacTTTGCTTCCTTGCTTTAGGAAAAAAGGGATAAGTTTTGAGTTAGCAATTCGAACTCCGTTTTAAACCATCGCCCACAGGGGCAAACGATGTataaaggtgatcaaaattgtttacgcgaAAACGGAGCATTCAAGTGATtagtgtcttcgggacattttacctacattttaaGCACTtcaaaatgagcttttgataaaaaatattcaatcaccTAGAAGTGAGAtggaatgattattttttataattttcattttacagcTTCTATGActttggcaagtttttagatttttttatattaaaaacgaacacccacatataggatctcagtgaaacttcatgtttctttgaagagatctaatttacttaactctaaggcgtacatctttcaaggaattatggctagcatcttacaaatgctaaaaccaccagaccacagaaagagtactatatgtgccgtgatcgggattcgatctcatggactctggcttagaagactggaacgctatcctctaggccacgaccggcggcgtttgtaaaaaatgtagcaattttgttgaagacgtacgtcctcggtggtcgagtggttagcgtggtaagacggtaatcgctggtccactgatggcatgggttcgattcccatctcggtactgggtgtttaaacgttaatcttaagttgtccacgtcatttattcagtctgtaaagcctaaatcggctaagacggtgtatgtctttttaaaaaaagacgtcaacatcgtagaagctaTCCCAAAAAAGGAGatgggttcaaaataaaaaaaaaaatatttttattcaaaattttcagtttttgaacGATTTCTTTTCAGGTCgagcttattcaagcaaaatttggttgaaagagTTTTAAGTCACTCAAAACCTAACAGTTTTGTGGCACACACtctataaaattttcagaatgaaacgagttagattgggaaaactaagaaaaaaatagctgttttcgaacacctAGTTCTTCCTAGTTCGATTGAAAtcggttcattttttggatGCATTAGAATCAGACAGATTTCACTGTTATAAAAACATGGAGTTTACAACGTTAAGTTGtagatttttaaacgatttaagtCAGCAAAGTGGTCTAATGTTTGAAAACTTGCGCTTAAAGCCAAATTGGAAAAGTTCaccataattttcaaattgcatgaattaccaaaaattgtcaaaataaccgGAAAttggcaaaaagtcaaaattgagaaaattgttgtttagtCAATTGATGGTtcgattgatttta
This sequence is a window from Uranotaenia lowii strain MFRU-FL chromosome 3, ASM2978415v1, whole genome shotgun sequence. Protein-coding genes within it:
- the LOC129758743 gene encoding uncharacterized protein LOC129758743; translation: MIDCVIRKFVIREPKCGLSTIGNWLLTHQRRRIKRGGFIPAWWLSSWKKNFEPKRGPRDCVPGTWKADHPMAAMVWQLSDPAAEIRGPSGWSSKRQFTSWKENFGSKRGPRYMQSVPPDGSYGGSCQFFGKAEKRQKPRSIVYLSSLLLQAMKVEEDKHRQLTYRTTSQQHNTTLTAKFEEAAEKTQTMDDNNDESRNLENKVTHS